One part of the Eulemur rufifrons isolate Redbay chromosome 16, OSU_ERuf_1, whole genome shotgun sequence genome encodes these proteins:
- the LOC138397296 gene encoding olfactory receptor 6C4-like: protein MRNQTFLTEFILLGLTDIPDIQVVIFILLFLTYVFSIIGNLTIITLTLLDSHLQTPMYFFLRNFSFLEISFTTTFTPRLLFSISTGNKTISFAGCFTQYFFAIFFGATEFYLLAAMSYDRYVAICKPLHYTTIMSSRVCVQLVLCSWLGGFLIILPPIILTSQLDFCASNVLNHYYCDYGPLIEISCSDTSLLELVDFILAVVILVATLVLVILSYTNIIGTILKIPSARQRKRAFSTCSSHMIVISLSYGSCIFMYVKPSAKEGVAFNKGVAVLNTSVAPLLNPFIYTLRNKQVKEAFKDVARKIIHLYSG, encoded by the coding sequence ATGAGAAACCAAACATTTCTGACAGAATTCATTCTGCTGGGACTAACAGACATCCCAGATATTCAAGTTGTCATTTTTATACTTCTCTTCCTCACCTATGTATTCAGCATCATTGGAAATCTGACAATTATCACCCTCACACTACTGGACTCCCACCTCCAGACtcccatgtatttcttccttcGGAACTTCTCCTTCTTGGAAATTTCCTTTACGACCACTTTCACTCCCAGGCTGCTGTTCAGCATCTCTACCGGGAATAAAACCATCAGCTTTGCTGGATGCTTCACTCAGTATTTCTTTGCCATATTTTTCGGGGCCACAGAGTTTTACCTTCTGGCTGCCATGTCCTACGACCGCtacgtggccatctgcaaaccccTGCATTACACCACCATCATGAGCAGCAGGGTCTGTGTCCAGCTGGTTCTCTGCTCCTGGCTGGGTGGATTCCTAATTATCTTACCCCCGATCATCCTGACCAGCCAGCTGGATTTCTGTGCCTCCAACGTGCTGAATCATTATTATTGTGACTATGGACCTCTCATAGAAATATCTTGCTCAGACACAAGTCTACTGGAATTGGTGGACTTTATCTTAGCAGTTGTGATCTTGGTGGCCACCCTGGTGCTGGTGATTCTCTCCTACACAAACATCATCGGGACCATTCTGAAGATCCCCTCTGCTCGGCAAAGGAAAAGGGCCTTTTCCACCTGTTCTTCCCACATGATTGTCATCTCTCTCTCTTATGGCAGCTGCATCTTCATGTACGTAAAACCTTCGGCAAAAGAAGGAGTTGCCTTCAATAAGGGAGTGGCTGTGCTCAATACCTCAGTTGCCCCTTTACTGAACCCGTTCATTTACACTCTAAGGAATAAACAAGTAAAAGAAGCCTTCAAGGATGTGGccagaaaaataatacatctttATTCAGGTTAA